Proteins encoded in a region of the Xylocopa sonorina isolate GNS202 chromosome 11, iyXylSono1_principal, whole genome shotgun sequence genome:
- the LOC143428912 gene encoding uncharacterized protein LOC143428912: protein MRRTNVCHIAMKQEHEFYTGRLYIGGNIHGQTHAKTSVCMLARDCKLNLSKRHKRKLGSTHFRFNMQDQLFLSLYPISTLVKHTRLLVSRQKGFTIREFIRTVDVQHVAGDRLYICNYRLITKFVSNGDNVSRLKVAKKYPRYFS, encoded by the exons ATGCGGCGCACAAACGTGTGTCACATAGCGATGAAACAAGAGCACGAGTTCTATACCGGGCGTCTCTATATAGGCGGGAATATTCATGGACAAACGCATGCGAAAACTAGTGTTTGTATGCTTGCGAGAGATTGCAAGCTTAATCTAAGTAAGAGACACAAACGTAAACTAGGTTCGACTCACTTTCGATTTAATATGCAAGACCAACTCTTTCTATCTCTTTACCCAATCAGTACTCTCGTTAAACATACGCGATTACTTGTTTCCCGACAAAAGGGATTTACGATCCGTGAATTTATT CGCACAGTTGACGTACAACACGTAGCAGGTGATAGATTGTACATATGTAACTATCGTTT AATAACTAAGTTTGTTTCAAATGGCGATAATGTCAGTAGATTAAAGGTGGCAAAGAAATACCCGCGGTATTTCTCTTGA
- the LOC143428728 gene encoding uncharacterized protein LOC143428728: protein MTTVDMQQTILSQVVGSEQLQQEEVQLTELLPVKQSQIRENGILKNADTTDALKILQSFTTVDNCNDDEPQLCSRNLSFCKKVDEQSGGQEKQNNGKHWRNDKVRKRREERIHVSKKHVEGNKKSGDSKFIGSRTEVRKQKLVDAKSIISCGAKSLKQRTVLDMIGGQDNIEDVESKYQPKIRQNTYLGDDKRNYLSEYNEQVEPMIYFDLDKSNHLNDEIYVFRREIIDEEQRRNTIAENAEETYGNEGYSKNTDGALFEQMAISSGMANGSDIDEADKQLTTVVIEENYVFDARLVNSRSMLENSIKESKVNIRTMNYLIDSENNNSMGSNRYKIGENHTNPLLGPEISDNMVVVVESSSLLSLSSSSSPSSSTSPSSSLPSLPSSLLSSSSSSSSSSSTSSSSSSLSSSSSSSSSSSSTTSLSTTSLSSCSRKETVSGSEDGREDEESSIIVHDLETEQKNQQKKYCCVVCEARFKGSGGLRNHYKVVHGAGPLFKCNECGKEFPLKERLKLHVRTHTGFKPYKCPECDKTFARGGQLVQHRHTHTQVKPYRCGLCSGTFTCAANLTLHVKRHNGQKDHKCEICGRAFVRRDALKKHLECLHKDVKSFLCVICNKTFKGHLPQHMRTHARDRPHGCATCGQRFAQKSQLTVHQRTHSGQRPFRCLVCWQAFAHSTALKLHTRRHTGERPFKCAECNAGFTQLPHWKKHMKCIHGRNEPYACKKCKSFFRIKNDLECHEKTCHPELENELDVSNIQSLDSMPGTVMPASISRTLQQTTVPLLAGEHAAFADKSVQSPSKFKVMTVERMRLLLAVLLKRISKQERLDELGFGKRLIDEVLHDSLISAGKDPVTSNGLSELEILTKNLEIFLKWTVPKEHWENFRRLNKSPQDILETLTTT from the coding sequence ATGACCACGGTCGATATGCAACAGACCATCTTAAGTCAAGTAGTTGGAAGCGAACAATTACAACAGGAAGAAGTTCAATTGACAGAGTTGTTGCCAGTAAAGCAATCGCAAATTAGGGAAAATGGTATTTTAAAAAACGCTGACACAACCGATGCTTTAAAAATACTCCAAAGTTTCACTACTGTTGATAACTGTAACGATGACGAGCCTCAACTTTGCTCGCGAAATTTGTCTTTTTGTAAAAAAGTCGACGAGCAGAGTGGCGGCCAGGAGAAGCAGAACAATGGCAAACATTGGCGGAATGATAAAGTACGAAAGAGGAGAGAGGAGAGGATCCACGTGTCCAAGAAACATGTGGAGGGGAATAAGAAGAGCGGTGATAGTAAATTCATCGGGTCGAGGACAGAAGTTAGAAAACAGAAACTCGTTGATGCTAAATCGATAATCAGTTGCGGAGCGAAATCACTGAAGCAAAGAACGGTTCTTGATATGATAGGAGGACAGGACAATATCGAGGATGTAGAGTCGAAGTATCAGCCAAAGATTAGACAAAATACCTACCTCGGAGATGATAAAAGAAATTACTTGTCGGAGTATAACGAACAGGTAGAGCCGATGATTTATTTCGATTTGGATAAAAGTAATCATTTGAATGATGAAATTTATGTATTTCGTCGTGAGATAATAGATGAGGAACAAAGACGAAATACAATCGCGGAGAACGCAGAGGAGACTTATGGAAACGAAGGTTACTCAAAGAATACCGATGGCGCGTTGTTTGAGCAGATGGCGATTTCTTCCGGAATGGCGAACGGAAGTGATATCGACGAGGCGGATAAACAACTTACCACTGTTGTCATCGAAGAAAACTACGTATTCGATGCAAGACTGGTAAACTCGAGATCTATGCTCGAGAATTCGATAAAGGAGTCAAAGGTGAACATCCGAACCATGAATTATCTCATTGACAGCGAGAACAACAATTCGATGGGCTCGAATCGATACAAAATCGGAGAGAACCATACGAATCCTTTGTTAGGACCAGAAATTTCTGATAACATGGTCGTAGTCGTTGAATCATCGTCGCTGTTATCattatcgtcatcgtcatcgccaTCATCTTCAACTTCACCTTCGTCATCGTTACCGTCGTTGCCGTCGTCGTTGCTGTCGTCATCATCCtcatcatcatcgtcatcgtcaacatcctcatcatcatcgtcattgtcatcatcatcatcatcgtcgtcgtcgtcgtcgtcgacgacaTCGTTATCAACGACCTCGTTATCGTCCTGCTCGAGGAAAGAAACCGTGAGTGGTAGCGAAGATGGACGAGAAGACGAGGAAAGTAGTATTATTGTGCACGATCTCGAAACCGAGCAAAAGAACCAACAAAAGAAGTATTGTTGCGTAGTGTGCGAAGCGAGATTTAAAGGTAGCGGTGGTCTTCGTAATCATTACAAGGTCGTACACGGAGCTGGGCCGCTTTTCAAGTGCAACGAGTGCGGGAAGGAATTCCCGCTAAAGGAAAGGTTGAAACTGCACGTGAGAACTCACACCGGCTTCAAGCCGTACAAGTGTCCAGAGTGCGATAAGACTTTTGCCAGAGGAGGGCAACTCGTGCAGCATCGGCATACGCACACTCAGGTAAAGCCATATCGTTGTGGCCTGTGTTCCGGTACTTTCACCTGTGCTGCTAATCTAACGTTGCATGTAAAACGGCACAACGGCCAAAAAGATCACAAATGCGAAATTTGTGGCCGCGCGTTCGTTCGACGAGACGCGCTAAAGAAGCATCTCGAATGTCTCCACAAGGACGTGAAATCGTTTCTCTGTGTGATCTGTAACAAAACGTTCAAAGGTCATTTACCTCAGCACATGAGGACGCACGCGCGTGATCGGCCGCACGGTTGTGCTACGTGTGGCCAAAGGTTTGCTCAAAAATCTCAGCTGACTGTTCATCAAAGAACACACTCGGGACAGAGACCGTTCAGATGTTTGGTCTGCTGGCAGGCATTCGCGCATTCAACAGCATTGAAGCTTCACACGAGAAGACACACCGGCGAAAGGCCGTTCAAGTGCGCCGAATGCAATGCTGGTTTCACTCAGCTACCCCATTGGAAGAAGCACATGAAATGTATACATGGAAGGAACGAACCGTATGCTTGCAAAAAGTGCAAGAGCTTTTTCAGGATTAAAAACGATCTCGAGTGTCACGAGAAAACTTGTCATCCAGAACTCGAAAACGAGCTAGACGTTTCGAATATCCAGAGTTTGGACTCGATGCCGGGCACGGTGATGCCGGCGTCGATTTCAAGGACCCTACAGCAGACAACGGTGCCGTTGCTTGCCGGCGAACATGCTGCCTTTGCCGACAAATCTGTGCAATCACCCTCCAAATTCAAGGTAATGACCGTTGAAAGGATGAGGTTGTTACTTGCTGTACTCCTTAAGAGGATTAGTAAACAAGAACGGCTTGACGAATTAGGTTTTGGTAAACGACTGATCGACGAGGTCCTCCACGATTCGTTAATATCTGCCGGCAAGGATCCCGTCACGAGCAACGGTCTTTCTGAACTCGAAATTCTCACCAAGAATCTAGAAATATTTCTAAAATGGACTGTACCCAAAGAACATTGGGAGAATTTCCGCAGATTAAATAAGAGTCCCCAAGATATTCTCGAAACGCTTACCACTACTTAG
- the LOC143428941 gene encoding lysosomal alpha-glucosidase, producing MYDPLQKRYEPPWPIRADPKPFIHKSINTKYKLEMDDIKPGFKIYRVSDDTVIFNSINVGGFIFANQFLQISAILPTHNIYGIGEHQTNLKLNTDWQSFTLFNKDQPPIENANLYGSHPFYLVIENSGQSHGVLFLNSNAMDVILQPSPAITFRTIGGIFDMYFFLGSNPADVIKQYSKIVGKPFLPPYWSLGFHLCRYGYGTLEKTKEVWNRTRAAGIPFDTQWNDLDYMDKNNDFTYNSDKFKNLPQFIDEIHSKGMHYIPLIDAGISGSDSNGTYLPYDEGVKENIFIKDEATDKPFVGKVWNLISTVWPDFTNPKTQNYYLRMMSNMYNSFKYDGAWIDMNEPSNFYNGHKNGCSRNKLDYPKYIPNVIGGTLATQTLCMNAKHYLGFHYDLHNTYGTSQAIATNYALINIRHKRPFIISRSTWVGHGHYAGHWTGDVYSTWNDLKMSIPAILLMNFYQIPMVGADICGFNGNTTVPLCNRWMQLGAFYPFSRNHNSDDTIEQDPVAMGDLVIKSSKRALTIRYSLLPYLYTLFFRAHKFGETVARPLFFEFPNDSATYNIDTQFLWGSSLMIIPVLEDNKVTVTAYLPRQLWYNFYTKKFFFALGKNYTLNAPIDTIPLMIRGGSILPTQIPTGTTTSSRKNNFELLITLDHTKKASGELYWDDGDSLYSFEKGQFLWILFSVNDNILSCSTIKKSFLDEKVILDTIQIWGVMANISHVFLNHHEIEFKYSVKENCLNVDSLKIDLRKNFSLSWK from the exons ATGTATGATCCTCTTCAAAAACGGTATGAACCTCCATGGCCTATTAGAGCAGACCCTAAACCATTTATACATAAAAGTATTAATACAAAATACAAGTTGGAAATGGATGACATTAAACCTGGTTTTAAAATATATAGGGTATCGGATGATACAGTAAT ATTTAATTCTATCAACGTTGGAGGTTTCATATTTGCTAATCAATTTCTACAAATAAGTGCTATTCTGCCAACTCATAATATTTATGGTATTGGTGAACATCAAACGAATCTAAAATTAAACACTGATTGGCAATCTTTTACGTTATTCAACAAAGATCAACCACCAATAGAAAAT gcAAATTTATATGGATCTCACCCATTTTATTTAGTAATAGAAAATTCTGGACAATCGCACGgagttctatttcttaacaGCAATGCCATGG ATGTGATATTACAACCATCGCCTGCAATTACCTTTCGAACTATTGGCGGTATTTTTGATATGTACTTCTTTTTGGGTTCAAACCCTGCAGATGTCATAAAACAATATTCTAAAATAGTAGGCAAACCATTTTTGCCTCCATATTGGTCCCTTGGTTTTCATTTATGCAG ATATGGATATGGAACTTTAGAGAAAACAAAAGAAGTATGGAATAGAACCAGAGCAGCAGGAATCCCATTT GATACTCAATGGAATGATTTAGATTATATGGATAAAAATAATGATTTCACATATAATTCGGACAAGTTTAAGAATTTGCCACAATTTATAGATGAAATACATTCG AAAGGAATGCATTATATTCCCTTGATCGATGCAGGAATATCTGGTTCTGACAGTAACGGAACTTATTTACCATATGATGAAGGTGTGAAggaaaatatatttattaaagaCGAAGCAACTGATAAACCATTTGTTGGCAAAGTTTGGAATTTAATTTCGACTGTCTGGCCTGACTTTACAAATCCTAAAACTCAAAATTATTACCTTCGGATGATGAGCAACATGTATAATAGTTTTAAATACGACGGTGCTTGGATC GATATGAACGAGCCATCTAATTTTTACAATGGTCATAAAAATGGTTGTTCACGGAATAAATTAGATTATCCTAAGTATATACCTAATGTTATTGGGGGTACACTTGCGACACAAACATTATGTATGAATGCTAAACATTATTTAGGCTTTCATTATGATCTTCACAATACTTATGGCACAAGTCAGGCAATAGCAACGAACTA TGCACTAATCAATATTCGACACAAAAGACCATTTATAATATCCCGTTCCACTTGGGTGGGACATGGACATTACGCTGGTCATTGGACAGGAGATGTTTATTCCACATG GAATGATTTAAAAATGAGCATTCCTGCGATACTGTTAATGAACTTTTATCAAATACCGATGGTTGGTGCTGACATTTGTGGATTTAATGGAAATACAACAGTGCCCTTGTGCAATCGTTGGATGCAACTTGGTGCATTTTATCCCTTTTCTCGTAATCACAACTCTGACGATACAATC GAACAAGATCCAGTTGCTATGGGCGATTTGGTAATAAAATCATCTAAGCGTGCCCTTACAATACGTTACTCGTTGTTACCATATTTATATACGTTATTTTTTCGAGCACATAAATTTGGGGAAACCGTAGCGCGGCCATTGTTCTTCGA ATTTCCTAACGATTCAGCTACATACAATATCGACACTCAGTTTCTGTGGGGCAGTTCCCTTATGATAATTCCTGTATTAGAAGAC AACAAGGTGACTGTAACAGCTTATTTACCACGTCAATTGTGGTACAATTTTTATACGAAAAAATTTTTCTTCGCGTTGGGTAAGAATTATACATTAAACGCACCAATTGATACCATACCGTTAATGATTCGTGGAGGATCAATTTTACCAACACAAATACCAACTGGTACTACAACAAGTAGTAGAAAAAATAATTTCGAGTTGCTGATTACGTTAGATCATACAAAGAAAGCAAGTGGTGAATTGTATTGGGACGATGGTGATAGTTTAT attcatttgaaaaggGGCAATTTTTATGGATATTGTTCAGCGTCAACGATAATATTCTGTCATGTTCCACAATAAAGAAGAGTTTCTTGGATGAAAAAGTTATTCTAGATACAATTCAAATATGGGGAGTAATGGCTAATATTTCACACGTTTTCTTGAACCATCATGAAATAGAATTCAAATATAGTGTTAAGGAAAAT TGTTTGAATGTGGACAGTTTAAAAATAGATTTGAGGAAGAACTTTTCACTTTCTTGGAAGTAA
- the LOC143429267 gene encoding uncharacterized protein LOC143429267, translating to MYTKKTEQFVTKNTFLNGHLQYIISYNVLILIMCPILLGVIILFINAIEKSNVNLWCTSYKLTNAYSVTTQKENYGNNMSFNVALSEVMQQHYALIVTLKMERLNHHAQVEVVVGIP from the exons ATGTATACAAAAAAAACAGAACAGTTTGTAACaaaaaatacatttttaaaTGGGCATCTTCAATATATAATATCATATAACGTTTTGATCTTAATCATGTGTCCCATTTTACTCGGtgttataatattatttataaatgcaATTGAGAAAAGTAATGTAAATTTATGGTGTACCAGTTATAAATTAACAAATGCTTATTCGGTAACAACTCAGAAAGAAAATTATGGGAACAATATGTCCTTTAATGTTGCATTATCTGAAGTTATGCAA CAACATTACGCTTTGATTGTCACCCTGAAGATGGAGCGTCTCAATCATCATGCACAAGTAGAGGTTGTTGTTGGAATCCCATAA